In Gimesia sp., a single genomic region encodes these proteins:
- a CDS encoding sugar phosphate isomerase/epimerase, with the protein MARPVTLFTGQWADLPIEEMCKKAQEFGYDGLELACWGDHFEVDKALSDDTYCNRKRELLEKYDLQLFSISNHLVGQAVLDNIDQRHQAILPEYVWGDGDPAGVNERAIEEMKNTARAAQKLGVSVVNGFTGSSIWHLLYDFPPTPREMIDAGYQLLADRWNPILDVFQECGIKFALEVHPTEIAFDIYSAEATLKALDNREEFGFNFDPSHLIWQGVDPVEFIRYFPDRIYHAHMKDASVTLNGRTGILTSHLPFGDQRRGWDFRSVGRGGVRFEEIIRALNDIGYAGPLSIEWEDMGMNREMGAREACQFTKNVDFAPSDIAFDGAFGD; encoded by the coding sequence ATGGCACGCCCTGTAACGCTATTCACCGGACAATGGGCCGACCTCCCGATTGAAGAAATGTGCAAAAAAGCCCAGGAATTCGGCTATGACGGTCTGGAACTGGCCTGCTGGGGAGACCATTTCGAAGTCGACAAAGCACTCTCCGACGACACCTACTGCAACCGCAAACGGGAACTGCTCGAAAAATACGACCTGCAGCTCTTCTCTATCTCCAACCACCTCGTCGGACAGGCCGTCCTCGATAACATCGATCAAAGGCACCAGGCCATCCTCCCCGAATACGTCTGGGGTGACGGCGATCCCGCCGGGGTCAACGAACGCGCCATCGAGGAAATGAAGAACACCGCTCGCGCCGCTCAGAAGCTCGGCGTCAGCGTGGTCAACGGCTTCACCGGTTCCAGCATCTGGCATCTGCTCTACGACTTCCCGCCCACACCACGGGAAATGATCGACGCCGGCTACCAGCTCCTCGCCGATCGCTGGAATCCGATTCTCGACGTCTTCCAGGAATGCGGCATCAAGTTCGCCCTCGAAGTACATCCCACGGAAATCGCCTTCGACATCTACTCCGCTGAAGCCACCCTCAAGGCCCTCGACAACCGCGAAGAGTTCGGCTTCAACTTCGACCCCAGCCACCTCATCTGGCAGGGCGTTGATCCGGTTGAGTTCATCCGCTACTTCCCCGATCGCATCTATCATGCTCACATGAAAGACGCCTCGGTCACCCTCAACGGTCGCACCGGCATCCTGACCAGTCACCTCCCGTTCGGCGATCAGCGTCGCGGCTGGGACTTCCGCAGCGTCGGCCGCGGTGGCGTCCGCTTCGAAGAAATCATCCGCGCCCTCAACGACATCGGTTACGCCGGCCCCCTCTCCATCGAATGGGAAGACATGGGCATGAACCGCGAAATGGGCGCCCGCGAAGCCTGCCAGTTCACCAAGAACGTCGACTTCGCCCCCTCCGACATCGCCTTCGACGGCGCCTTCGGAGACTGA
- a CDS encoding 7-carboxy-7-deazaguanine synthase QueE, with the protein MLISEIFHSPQGEGNWIGVPSIFIRTSGCNLRCWFCDTPYTSWNPEGEKMSVDQILEHIKQYDCEHVVVTGGEPMLSHEIESLTQRLHADGKIITIETAGTILSDVHADLMSISPKLSNSTPVDNPEWAHRHDARRDQPTVIHELIKRHPYQIKFVVDHREDLSEIEDYLKRYPEINRENVYLMPQGTTAEMLAERMPWIEEIAKQLGCQVTRRMHIELWGNVRGK; encoded by the coding sequence TTGCTGATCTCGGAAATATTTCACTCACCCCAGGGCGAAGGGAACTGGATCGGGGTTCCCTCGATTTTCATTCGGACCAGTGGCTGCAATCTCCGCTGCTGGTTCTGCGATACCCCGTACACCTCCTGGAATCCCGAGGGCGAAAAAATGTCCGTCGATCAGATCCTGGAACACATCAAGCAGTACGACTGCGAACACGTCGTCGTTACCGGCGGCGAACCGATGCTGAGCCACGAAATCGAATCGCTCACCCAAAGGCTCCACGCGGACGGCAAGATCATCACCATCGAAACCGCAGGCACCATCCTCAGCGATGTTCACGCCGACCTGATGTCGATCAGTCCCAAGCTCTCGAACTCAACGCCCGTCGACAACCCCGAGTGGGCACACCGTCACGACGCCCGCCGCGATCAGCCTACCGTCATTCACGAACTGATCAAACGCCATCCCTACCAGATCAAGTTCGTCGTCGATCATCGGGAAGACCTCAGCGAGATCGAGGATTATCTAAAGCGCTACCCCGAAATCAACCGCGAAAATGTGTACCTGATGCCCCAGGGCACCACCGCCGAGATGCTCGCCGAACGCATGCCCTGGATCGAAGAGATCGCGAAACAGCTCGGCTGTCAGGTCACCCGCCGGATGCACATCGAACTCTGGGGCAACGTCCGCGGGAAATAA
- a CDS encoding ATP-binding protein, translated as MIRARERTAVIQSLGAGVVPSIGLQHIQVGRKDEVEAVIRDLQIVEQGASSIRFIIGRFGSGKTFFLNLIQNVALKRKFVVVQADITTDRRLHGSGGQPRSLYSELMKNLATPSRPEGGALPNLVERWVGDVEYNITSSGGDEEDVAKEIQRQLSELRELVNGYDFAKVLSAYYEGYRTQNDELQHAALRWLRAEYGTKTEARNDLGVRAIIEDADIYESMKLMSQFVRLAGYKGLLVSLDELVVLSHRLNNSQARNNNYEAILRILNDCLQGQTEGLSFLFAGTDDCLEDRRRGLFSYEALATRLASNRFATETQKDLSGPVIKLDSLTPEDCFVLLHNIRNVFASGDRDKYLIPDEGIAEYLQMCSERMGAAYYQTPRDTVKDFTGLLRVLEQNPGTGWADILKRKSTNSNQQVSETGSDSPDGLSEFRL; from the coding sequence ATGATACGTGCAAGAGAACGAACAGCTGTTATTCAGTCTCTCGGGGCTGGCGTTGTACCTTCTATTGGTCTTCAACACATTCAGGTGGGCCGTAAAGATGAGGTTGAGGCTGTCATCAGGGATTTACAGATTGTTGAACAAGGCGCATCGAGCATTCGCTTTATTATTGGGCGTTTTGGATCGGGAAAAACATTTTTCCTGAACCTGATTCAGAACGTGGCACTGAAACGAAAATTTGTTGTCGTTCAGGCAGACATCACAACAGATCGCAGATTACACGGCTCGGGTGGGCAGCCAAGGTCACTCTATTCAGAACTCATGAAAAATCTGGCAACCCCTTCGCGTCCAGAAGGAGGCGCTTTACCTAATCTGGTAGAACGTTGGGTCGGAGATGTGGAATACAACATTACCAGCTCTGGCGGAGATGAGGAAGACGTTGCCAAAGAGATTCAAAGGCAGCTATCTGAATTGCGTGAACTGGTGAATGGTTATGATTTTGCCAAGGTACTTTCGGCTTACTACGAAGGTTATCGAACGCAAAACGATGAACTTCAACATGCTGCATTGCGCTGGTTGAGAGCAGAGTATGGGACCAAAACTGAGGCTCGAAATGATCTCGGTGTACGGGCAATTATTGAAGATGCTGATATTTATGAATCAATGAAACTGATGTCTCAGTTCGTGCGGCTGGCAGGTTATAAAGGGCTGCTTGTTTCTCTCGACGAACTTGTAGTTTTATCACATCGATTGAACAACTCTCAGGCTAGAAATAATAACTATGAAGCAATTTTGCGGATTCTAAACGATTGTCTGCAGGGGCAAACAGAAGGTCTTTCTTTTCTGTTTGCAGGGACCGATGACTGTCTGGAGGATCGCCGCCGTGGCCTGTTCAGCTATGAAGCATTAGCAACTCGGCTGGCTTCAAATCGATTCGCCACAGAGACTCAAAAAGACCTTTCAGGGCCAGTAATTAAGCTAGATAGCCTGACTCCCGAAGACTGTTTTGTATTGTTACACAATATCCGGAATGTGTTTGCTTCAGGTGATCGCGATAAATACCTGATTCCAGATGAAGGAATCGCTGAGTATCTTCAGATGTGTAGCGAAAGAATGGGAGCGGCTTATTATCAGACTCCTCGAGATACCGTTAAAGACTTTACTGGGTTGCTGAGAGTCTTGGAGCAAAATCCGGGGACAGGGTGGGCAGATATATTAAAGCGAAAGAGTACGAACTCAAATCAACAGGTCAGTGAAACGGGGAGTGATTCTCCAGATGGCCTTTCGGAGTTCCGTCTGTGA
- a CDS encoding 5-(carboxyamino)imidazole ribonucleotide synthase: MSELIPPGATLGMLGSGQLGRMFAIEARRLGYNVHVFSPERLTPTGQVADKEVVAEYDDLNAVAEFAKNVDVISFEFENVLSVTTDAASQYAPVRPGAHVLHVAQNRIREKSDLRDAGIPVTPFKVVKSVEELKAAIDELGCPAVLKSATSGYDGKGQVKIDAREEAESAWKEVGADETILEAFIDYTCELSVVGVRGLDGEFAWYGPMKNDHANHILDISVFPSGQSEKVNTEAVEITRAVFERLDVVGVLCVEFFLTADERLMINEIAPRPHNSGHLTIDGHVSCQFEQQVRAICGLPLGSTQSLGPAAMANLLGDHWEPGPPDWSALKQFPDVKVHLYGKRESRIGRKMGHLTALGKTPEAAVERVKQARAAIFHG; the protein is encoded by the coding sequence ATGAGTGAGCTGATTCCCCCCGGAGCGACCCTGGGCATGCTGGGCAGCGGCCAGCTGGGCCGGATGTTCGCCATCGAAGCCCGCCGACTGGGTTATAACGTGCACGTCTTTTCTCCCGAGCGCCTGACGCCGACCGGCCAGGTGGCCGATAAGGAAGTGGTCGCCGAGTATGACGATCTGAACGCGGTCGCGGAGTTCGCGAAGAACGTGGATGTGATCTCGTTTGAATTCGAGAACGTGCTGTCGGTGACGACCGATGCCGCTTCACAATATGCGCCGGTACGTCCGGGCGCGCATGTGCTGCATGTGGCCCAGAACCGAATCCGGGAAAAGTCGGACCTGCGGGACGCGGGGATTCCGGTGACGCCTTTCAAGGTGGTGAAGTCGGTGGAGGAACTGAAAGCGGCGATTGACGAACTGGGGTGCCCGGCGGTGCTGAAGTCGGCGACGTCCGGCTATGACGGCAAGGGGCAGGTGAAGATCGACGCGCGCGAGGAAGCAGAGTCGGCGTGGAAGGAAGTCGGTGCGGACGAGACGATCCTGGAAGCGTTCATCGATTACACGTGCGAGCTGTCGGTGGTGGGCGTGCGCGGACTGGACGGCGAGTTCGCCTGGTATGGCCCGATGAAGAACGATCACGCGAATCACATTCTGGATATCTCGGTGTTTCCGTCCGGGCAGAGTGAGAAGGTAAACACAGAAGCGGTTGAGATCACGCGGGCCGTATTTGAGCGGCTGGATGTGGTGGGCGTGCTGTGCGTCGAATTCTTTCTGACCGCAGACGAGCGGTTGATGATCAACGAGATTGCACCGCGGCCTCATAACTCGGGGCACCTGACGATTGACGGACACGTGTCGTGTCAGTTCGAGCAGCAGGTGCGGGCGATCTGCGGACTGCCGCTGGGTTCGACTCAATCACTGGGACCGGCGGCGATGGCGAATCTGCTGGGCGATCACTGGGAGCCGGGTCCGCCCGACTGGAGTGCGCTCAAGCAGTTCCCCGATGTGAAAGTGCATCTGTACGGCAAACGGGAATCGCGAATTGGTCGCAAGATGGGACACCTGACGGCACTGGGTAAGACGCCTGAGGCAGCCGTCGAACGGGTCAAGCAGGCACGGGCCGCAATCTTTCACGGTTGA
- the rph gene encoding ribonuclease PH, which yields MRHDSRQTDQLRPIKVERRYTKATPGSILISAGDTVVLCTASLDNSVPPWKKNDENPSGWVTAEYNMLPGSTSPRKQRRADGRSSEIQRLIGRSLRAVVDFEALGPRTITVDCDVLQADGGTRTLSITGGFLALLDTVLAIPETCELAEGEVFDPKKVFTNSVAAVSVGVVEGEPVLDLDYVEDSTAGVDMNVVMTGGGDFVEVQGTAEGLVFNRGMLDAQLELATLGIKQLTAIQRECIGGDWPL from the coding sequence ATGCGACACGATTCTCGCCAGACCGATCAACTCCGTCCCATCAAAGTCGAACGCCGGTATACGAAAGCGACCCCCGGCAGCATTCTGATCTCTGCGGGAGACACTGTCGTACTCTGTACAGCGAGCCTGGATAACAGTGTGCCACCGTGGAAGAAGAACGACGAGAACCCGAGCGGCTGGGTGACCGCGGAATACAACATGCTGCCGGGCAGTACGTCACCGCGCAAACAGCGGCGGGCGGACGGACGCTCGAGCGAGATTCAGCGACTGATCGGTCGGAGCCTGCGGGCCGTGGTCGACTTTGAAGCACTGGGGCCGCGAACGATTACCGTGGACTGCGATGTGCTGCAGGCGGACGGGGGAACGCGGACGCTGAGTATCACAGGCGGGTTCCTGGCGCTGCTGGATACGGTGCTGGCGATTCCGGAAACGTGCGAACTGGCCGAGGGGGAAGTCTTTGATCCCAAGAAGGTATTCACAAACAGCGTGGCCGCGGTGAGCGTGGGCGTGGTGGAGGGCGAGCCGGTACTCGACCTGGATTACGTGGAAGACAGCACCGCGGGCGTGGATATGAACGTGGTGATGACGGGTGGCGGCGACTTCGTGGAAGTTCAGGGAACGGCGGAAGGGCTCGTGTTCAATCGGGGAATGCTGGACGCACAGCTGGAACTGGCGACGCTGGGAATTAAACAGCTGACAGCGATTCAGCGGGAGTGCATTGGAGGGGACTGGCCTCTGTAG
- a CDS encoding YwqG family protein, giving the protein MKKSRPEILRGIKRYHLEEFQDKILDGLLPAIDLVPGKPVKRKLPAGRSKFGGEPDLHDPEDWPYEPAGRPLHFLAQIRLSDLPAKHIPRSILPAKGWLWFWYDSLGMWEEHYSLRTDWMTHGFQVTFSPSERKPVQRCSFPDFLERKIPKAITRKGYFRPAAEIYRPDPEASLRFKPMYSLNSRALDTLYEAADDCETEELENLITGFIYPFFKTNHQLLGDYDDRFDGDCRESCHLAMKAKAKGESVLHFRQDPEKPVTNRQKKDWRLLLDLGSDNQFNWCWSDFGSLLFWIREQDLAKQDFSKVHGMICSG; this is encoded by the coding sequence ATGAAAAAATCCCGACCGGAAATTCTTCGTGGAATTAAACGCTATCATCTGGAAGAATTCCAGGATAAGATACTGGACGGTTTGTTGCCAGCCATCGATCTGGTACCGGGTAAACCAGTGAAACGCAAGCTACCTGCCGGTCGTTCCAAGTTTGGTGGCGAGCCTGACCTGCATGATCCTGAAGACTGGCCCTACGAACCTGCGGGACGACCGTTACACTTCCTGGCTCAAATTCGCTTAAGTGACCTGCCGGCAAAACATATTCCCCGTTCGATCCTGCCGGCAAAAGGCTGGCTCTGGTTCTGGTATGACAGCCTGGGAATGTGGGAAGAACATTATTCGCTGCGGACTGACTGGATGACGCACGGTTTTCAAGTGACCTTTTCGCCTTCTGAGAGAAAACCGGTGCAACGCTGTTCCTTTCCAGATTTTTTAGAGCGGAAAATTCCGAAAGCAATCACCCGGAAAGGATACTTCAGGCCAGCTGCGGAAATTTATCGGCCTGACCCTGAAGCATCGCTCCGTTTCAAGCCTATGTATTCCTTAAATAGCCGGGCTCTGGATACACTCTATGAAGCAGCAGATGACTGTGAAACAGAAGAGCTTGAGAATCTGATTACCGGGTTTATCTATCCTTTTTTTAAAACCAATCACCAGTTGCTTGGAGATTATGACGACCGTTTTGATGGAGACTGTCGTGAAAGTTGCCATCTGGCCATGAAAGCAAAAGCCAAAGGAGAGAGCGTGCTTCATTTCCGTCAAGATCCTGAAAAACCAGTCACCAACAGACAAAAAAAAGACTGGCGGTTACTACTGGATTTAGGGAGTGATAATCAATTCAACTGGTGCTGGAGCGATTTTGGTAGTTTATTATTCTGGATCCGAGAGCAGGATCTAGCTAAGCAGGATTTCTCTAAAGTGCATGGTATGATCTGCTCCGGCTGA
- the purE gene encoding 5-(carboxyamino)imidazole ribonucleotide mutase, producing MSEQSPPLVGVIMGSQSDWDTMREGAALLEQFGVAHECRVVSAHRTPDWMNEYAKTAEERGIEVIIAGAGGAAHLPGMVAAQTVLPVLGVPVKSRALQGLDSLLSIVQMPGGVPVGTLAIGESGAKNAALLAIRILGNSRPELREKMKEFCQNQTDSVLENSEL from the coding sequence ATGTCAGAACAGAGTCCCCCGCTGGTGGGCGTGATCATGGGTAGTCAATCCGACTGGGATACGATGAGGGAAGGGGCCGCGCTGCTGGAGCAGTTCGGCGTGGCGCATGAGTGCCGCGTGGTCTCGGCTCATCGGACTCCTGACTGGATGAACGAATACGCCAAGACCGCGGAGGAACGGGGGATCGAAGTGATCATCGCGGGTGCCGGGGGTGCAGCGCATCTCCCGGGGATGGTTGCGGCGCAGACCGTACTGCCCGTACTGGGCGTGCCGGTGAAGAGCCGGGCCCTGCAGGGGCTGGATTCGCTGCTGTCGATTGTCCAGATGCCGGGAGGTGTGCCGGTAGGGACGCTGGCGATTGGAGAATCAGGGGCGAAGAACGCGGCGCTTTTGGCGATTCGGATCCTGGGTAACTCGCGGCCTGAGCTGCGGGAGAAGATGAAGGAATTCTGTCAGAATCAGACCGACAGCGTACTGGAAAATTCAGAACTATGA
- a CDS encoding TerB N-terminal domain-containing protein yields the protein MSQTDTEMVFLKCGKCNRNLRVASTLSGRRVRCPKCKAPLQVPALDSSSDSENEYFPDWLKLIVALPIVLLFFGVMSIAIGKNLAIFLFLLTGGLTVLIWKREFVSSQIEKWQQESQIEASIKQKESQNKTKEIQKPVPEPRPSPTTNSEAAVDIDHLFEIQERSNSSTDVVRVSQTSQVKGIKKVSRWFSGPSEDDVVFYGPGSSSIVDDKLLDSALIYFVSGTLNQPYDSSLIETGLPVAKSGRGAYQLPYWPSYRQCSPEQRRNYLNWLTSGRRDPFVELGYVFIYFYGLERRIVVDRQDSLAVIKELLRLFPIYKSSRSFQRYCSSLLWMSALLASDVRELTDEILKQIIDATEFWSEANLSALLSIYQKQNLPLPPDVAFLVTEHDSRSPRSVVFKRHPEKFRELFNSRFSEMYQSGFRLKTSKRDYYFDYRPASESLSGISSGICRNRILLPNTLGIPSQFKPLIQIWSAVIDDLKAFDRVQKKYSGDEVLTADVYEALPVELRNDDHPDFDTWYQIIDKFTDESGMSFIPISELANARGIAERSRLTKKQSQQILTTADCMDLCLEPDSRETGQNYRWDEHVSVFPKEEEESEEDLKSYHAASILLRLGMSIAAADGTVDEEELEMITAHLEQQFNLSPQESVRLEHLALLLSRHPVDDTSLARKLHELPEDQRNVIGDLLVGIASADDIITPDETKALKKAFRNLKLDPDRIDRLTEGVVSVENDSSTETELVLNHDRIREIMAETSKVSEFLHTVMVEDEADEIEPINSSEVIEQEVEQKSDSGTEVRQSDEAEVTVHFESADDSDVDCDGLDARYHAFLKELLSRNHWQLSELETQARTDGLMLMGAIEAINEWSLESLGDWLIEETGDTVQVYTDLINTNKSS from the coding sequence ATGTCGCAAACAGATACGGAAATGGTCTTCCTTAAATGTGGGAAATGCAACCGTAACTTGCGTGTTGCGTCGACACTGTCGGGACGGAGAGTTCGATGCCCAAAATGTAAGGCACCTCTTCAGGTACCAGCGCTTGATTCAAGTTCAGATTCTGAGAATGAATACTTTCCAGATTGGCTCAAGTTGATTGTGGCTCTACCAATCGTTCTCTTATTTTTTGGAGTAATGAGTATTGCTATTGGTAAGAATCTAGCCATTTTCCTCTTCTTACTTACAGGTGGATTAACGGTATTGATCTGGAAAAGAGAGTTCGTATCGTCACAGATTGAAAAGTGGCAGCAGGAATCCCAAATTGAAGCATCAATTAAACAGAAAGAGTCACAAAATAAGACGAAAGAAATTCAAAAACCAGTTCCTGAACCAAGACCCAGCCCTACGACTAACAGTGAAGCAGCAGTTGACATTGATCATCTTTTCGAAATTCAAGAACGAAGTAACTCTTCTACGGACGTAGTAAGAGTCTCCCAGACTTCTCAAGTGAAAGGTATTAAAAAAGTATCCCGTTGGTTTTCTGGTCCGTCAGAAGATGACGTTGTATTTTACGGTCCCGGTTCAAGTTCAATTGTCGATGACAAGCTTCTCGACAGTGCTTTAATCTATTTTGTTTCAGGGACTCTTAATCAGCCATATGATTCATCTTTAATAGAAACGGGCTTGCCCGTAGCAAAATCTGGGAGAGGTGCATATCAGTTGCCATATTGGCCCAGTTATAGGCAATGCTCCCCGGAACAGCGTCGGAATTACCTCAATTGGCTAACCAGCGGAAGAAGAGACCCTTTTGTAGAACTGGGTTACGTCTTTATCTATTTCTATGGCCTGGAACGACGTATTGTAGTTGACCGCCAGGATTCACTAGCAGTAATCAAAGAGCTTCTTCGATTATTTCCAATCTACAAATCTTCCAGATCATTCCAGCGTTATTGTTCAAGTTTGCTTTGGATGTCTGCTCTACTTGCTTCAGATGTCAGAGAGCTTACTGACGAAATTCTTAAACAAATAATTGATGCAACTGAATTCTGGAGTGAAGCAAACCTGTCTGCGCTGTTGTCGATTTATCAGAAACAGAATTTACCTTTACCACCTGATGTGGCATTTCTAGTGACAGAACATGATTCTCGATCACCTCGAAGTGTAGTTTTCAAACGTCACCCTGAGAAATTTCGAGAATTATTCAATTCTCGATTTTCCGAAATGTATCAATCTGGTTTTAGACTCAAAACATCAAAGCGGGATTATTATTTCGATTATCGACCAGCAAGTGAATCTCTTTCGGGGATCAGCAGCGGTATCTGCAGGAATCGAATTTTGCTTCCAAATACGCTCGGGATTCCGTCTCAGTTTAAACCACTGATACAGATCTGGTCAGCCGTGATCGATGACTTGAAAGCTTTTGATCGCGTCCAGAAAAAGTATAGTGGCGATGAAGTATTAACTGCAGATGTATATGAAGCTTTACCAGTCGAACTGCGAAATGATGATCATCCAGATTTCGATACCTGGTATCAGATTATAGATAAGTTTACCGATGAAAGCGGGATGTCTTTTATTCCCATTTCAGAACTGGCAAATGCCCGAGGAATTGCTGAGCGTTCAAGACTGACCAAAAAACAATCACAACAAATTTTAACTACAGCTGATTGTATGGACTTATGCCTGGAGCCCGATTCTAGAGAAACTGGCCAGAACTATCGCTGGGATGAGCATGTGAGCGTCTTTCCTAAAGAGGAAGAGGAGAGTGAAGAAGATCTGAAATCATATCACGCTGCATCCATTCTTCTTCGGCTTGGAATGTCTATTGCGGCTGCAGATGGAACAGTGGATGAGGAAGAACTGGAGATGATTACTGCTCATCTCGAGCAGCAGTTTAATTTGTCACCACAGGAATCCGTCCGTCTGGAACATCTCGCTTTGTTGCTCTCTCGTCATCCTGTAGACGATACCAGCCTGGCAAGGAAACTGCATGAACTGCCTGAAGATCAGCGGAATGTTATCGGAGATCTCTTGGTGGGGATTGCATCCGCAGACGATATTATTACTCCTGATGAAACGAAGGCTCTGAAGAAGGCATTTAGAAATCTCAAACTAGATCCTGACCGAATTGACCGGCTCACCGAGGGTGTTGTCAGTGTCGAAAATGATTCTTCAACGGAAACTGAACTTGTGCTGAACCATGATCGAATACGTGAAATCATGGCTGAGACATCAAAAGTATCAGAGTTTCTGCATACGGTGATGGTGGAAGATGAGGCAGATGAGATTGAACCGATTAACTCTTCAGAAGTGATTGAACAGGAAGTTGAACAGAAGTCTGATTCTGGCACTGAGGTGAGGCAATCTGACGAAGCTGAAGTTACAGTACATTTCGAATCAGCTGACGATTCTGATGTCGATTGTGATGGGTTAGATGCTAGATACCATGCCTTTTTAAAAGAGCTGCTGTCTCGCAATCACTGGCAACTTTCAGAGCTTGAAACGCAAGCAAGAACAGACGGTTTGATGTTAATGGGAGCTATAGAAGCAATCAATGAATGGTCACTGGAGAGTTTAGGTGACTGGTTGATTGAAGAAACCGGCGACACAGTGCAGGTCTACACAGATCTCATAAATACTAATAAATCATCCTGA